The stretch of DNA GGCCGAGGCCGCTGAGCGAGCCGTGTGTCCGCTCCTCCTTCGTGGCCACGCGTCACTGCAGGCAAGGAGTTCAGCAGCAGGAGCGACTGTCCTGTCAGCGCATGTCCGAGGTCAACGCTTACGACTCGGCCTGCTGCCTCGCCAACCCTCCAGAGGAAGAAGGCGAAGGCGAGGAAGACGGCGAGCGATGGACTCAAGGCTCCCCCGGCAGCGTGGACTTTGATTCTGGCTACTCGGAGGCCTCGTGGCAGGACGAAGGTGTGGTTCTGAGACGGGCAAGAAACGTCAGGGTGTCCTCGTCCGCCTGCCTGCGCACAAACACGGGCCCTGCGGGTCGGGTGCGCCCCAAATCCACTTCAGACGCCTGCTTGGAGCGCTGGACGTCCTTCGAGGCCAGCGAGCCGGAGGACTGGACCGCGTCCTTGCTGAGCCGCAGCCGGAACAGACAGCCTCTGGTTCTGGGGGACAACAGTTTTGCAGATCTGATCAAGAACTGGATGGACCTCCCAGAGTGTCCGGACCAGGTGGAACTAAAGCCCAGCGTTGGGCGACGTCTGGCCAAAGACATTTTAGTCAACATGAGGCGCAGACTGGCGAGCGTGTCCAAAAGTGTGGAGATGAGGCCCAGGACAGCAGAGTCCACTCGGGCGGGACGGACTACTGACGCCCCCAAGCGCA from Entelurus aequoreus isolate RoL-2023_Sb linkage group LG01, RoL_Eaeq_v1.1, whole genome shotgun sequence encodes:
- the inka1b gene encoding PAK4-inhibitor inka2; translation: MLCVRHSSDRGHVMASRPRPLSEPCVRSSFVATRHCRQGVQQQERLSCQRMSEVNAYDSACCLANPPEEEGEGEEDGERWTQGSPGSVDFDSGYSEASWQDEGVVLRRARNVRVSSSACLRTNTGPAGRVRPKSTSDACLERWTSFEASEPEDWTASLLSRSRNRQPLVLGDNSFADLIKNWMDLPECPDQVELKPSVGRRLAKDILVNMRRRLASVSKSVEMRPRTAESTRAGRTTDAPKRMSCPVEHPRLKPFFHQSHTGLHTLHSDWHHFTALMKTGSRQPIICNNIITYI